Proteins from one Argopecten irradians isolate NY chromosome 15, Ai_NY, whole genome shotgun sequence genomic window:
- the LOC138309335 gene encoding uncharacterized protein yields MSTSRRNAFYCWKASELAMTCLTVIFLLVADILIAVDNPDVVRYGDKDCSLKAVFSLYVSITIAQFLMGVVDVVLFVWPKKEENNKRRECKLFKVLIHFNSGAGIVAALFIYGLGHQDKVGWAFWMAVVAGFLAISNAILWILTQQTKLYLVRAGVNVKHLEDGKMADGTDRPL; encoded by the exons ATGTCGACGTCTCGGAGAAATGCTTTTTACTGCTGGAAGGCATCTGAACTAGCAATGACATGTCTCACGGTTATATTTCTTCTGGTGGCCGACATCTTGATAGCAGTGGATAATCCAGATGTCGTCAGATACGGTGATAAAG ATTGTTCACTGAAGGCAGTGTTTTCACTCTATGTATCGATCACGATTGCGCAGTTTCTGATGGGGGTCGTTGATGTAGTACTTTTTGTTTGGCCCAAGAAAGAGGAAAATAATAAAAGACGGGAATGTAAGCTCTTCAAGGTTCTAATCCACTTCAACTCAG GTGCGGGGATTGTAGCTGCCCTATTCATATACGGGTTGGGACACCAGGATAAAGTTGGCTGGGCGTTCTGGATGGCTGTTGTAGCTGGCTTTCTTGCCATTTCCAACGCCATCTTGTGGATACTGACACAGCAGACGAAACTCTATCTTGTTAGAGCGGGCGTCAACGTTAAGCATCTGGAGGACGGTAAAATGGCAGACGGCACTGACAGACCACTataa